Part of the Pantoea eucalypti genome is shown below.
CGGACTGCGAGACATAAGAGTAGTCATTTCAGAACGGCTAATCATCTTCTGAGTTAAAAATGAGTGGATTGAAACAGCTGTGGGTCGTTCCTCCGCAAAAAGCACGAGGGTCAGACAAAGGTGGCTGACCCGCTGCGGCAATTATTTGTTTTCCCAGTGGGTAGAAACGGGGTTTGTGACCGTATTCATTTCCTGTGTATAGGTGCCGTTCTGCTGTGCGATGGCCTCGCCGGTGTCGACAATCGCGTTCTGAATGAAAACGTTCTGCTTTTCACTTTTGATAAAGGTTAACTGGTGAAAGGCCGTTTTATTCCCCCAGTCAGCAGAAGGCAGAGAGATAAAACGCACGGTGAACGTTTCATCATCAAACTTGCCCTGCATAACGTAAACGCCGTAGTGGTTTTCGCCCTGAGAAATGATCTTATAGGTGCCATTGTCGTAATAATAGATCTCAGCATCCGGAAACGGCTTTTTGTCATACATTTTGCGGTAGTGCAGCACCTGTTTGATGGTGGGCTGCCCGAAACTGACAGTCAGGTTTTTACCATCCGCTGAGGTCGTCAGGCCATCAGCATGAACACTGCTCATCAGCATTAACAGGCTGGTTGTAACCATTGCAGTTGCTTTCACTCTCTTTCTCCTGATCGGATCACGGGAACAACAAACGTATAACACGACAGAACTTACACGGCAGTGCGTGTCGGTTGAAGAGGCAGATAACACCTCATTACACATTGTTATAATCACTAAAGGTGACCAGGTTGTTACAGAATGACAGCTCCGCAAATGATGCCAGGCTGTCACTGGATTTAATTCAGTAAACCAGCCCCGACATTCACCGATAAACCCAGAATAGCCAGATTGAAAATAAAGGAGATAACAGATTGCAGTAATGCGAGTTTACGCATCTCTGTGGTTCCGGTGGCAACGTCCGCAGTTTGTGACGCAACCGCGATGGTGAATGAAAAGTAGAGGAAATCCCAGTAGCCCGGATCCGTCGTTTTATCGGGGAATATCAACGGACTCACATGTTCACTCCGGTTAAGGTAGTGCTGATGAGCATAGTGCATCGCAAATGAGCTGGGCAACATGGCCCAGGATGCGATCAATGTCATTGCTGTCAGCAACAAATGCAGGAGTC
Proteins encoded:
- a CDS encoding DUF1345 domain-containing protein, which codes for MPTSLTSTLYARLRLVLSVAAGLMCYFLLSAQLGQMQRLLISWNVWAWLYLCILWVRMLRTDATGIKRIAQLQDQSAALVLGIVIVACMVSIVAILSELPTLKGLTGTPRLLHLLLTAMTLIASWAMLPSSFAMHYAHQHYLNRSEHVSPLIFPDKTTDPGYWDFLYFSFTIAVASQTADVATGTTEMRKLALLQSVISFIFNLAILGLSVNVGAGLLN